From the Lolium rigidum isolate FL_2022 chromosome 2, APGP_CSIRO_Lrig_0.1, whole genome shotgun sequence genome, one window contains:
- the LOC124686162 gene encoding protein SRG1-like, giving the protein MVHEDQGRLVQVVAAEDELLTPPSRYVLREENRPAAGADPAKLTIPIVDLSLLAKPNGVEEAAKLRSALQSWGLFVVTGHGMPKEFLDEILGATRKFFHLPLEEKQRCSNVIGGAVFQNEGYGIDRIDSDEQILDWCDRLWLQLQPEDERRLEFWPQSLRELLHEYTIQIGQVTMDVLKAMAKLLDQKEDFFIDMVGERFKSYTRFTYYPPCPRPDLVNGLKPHTDNSVITLLLMDKDVGGLQVLKDGHWVDVPVLGHDLLVVVGEGMEIVSNAVFKAPWHRVVTSVDKERVSLATFYQPEPQRIIGPPGALVHEKRPAMFKKCLVQTLADGYWDAFAVGERTVDFLNVRIDAEADGKLELESVDTNN; this is encoded by the exons ATGGTTCATGAGGATCAGGGGAGGCTGGTGCAGGTGGTGGCGGCAGAAGATGAACTTCTCACGCCGCCGAGCAGGTATGTACTAAGGGAGGAGAACCGCCCGGCCGCTGGTGCAGATCCAGCTAAGCTGACTATCCCCATCGTGGACTTGAGCCTTCTGGCCAAGCCCAATGGGGTTGAGGAGGCTGCCAAGCTTCGATCTGCACTTCAGTCGTGGGGACTTTTCGTGGTGACTGGCCATGGCATGCCGAAGGAGTTCCTAGATGAGATCCTCGGCGCAACGAGGAAGTTCTTTCACTTGCCGCTGGAGGAGAAGCAAAGGTGTAGCAACGTGATCGGCGGTGCCGTGTTCCAGAATGAAGGATACGGCATCGACCGCATCGACTCTGATGAGCAGATCCTCGACTGGTGTGACCGACTATGGCTCCAACTCCAACCGGAGGATGAGAGGCGGCTTGAATTCTGGCCACAATCTCTAAG GGAGCTTCTACACGAGTATACCATACAGATTGGGCAAGtgaccatggatgtgctgaaggccATGGCAAAGCTTCTAGATCAAAAGGAGGACTTCTTCATCGATATGGTGGGTGAGAGGTTTAAGTCATACACGAGGTTCACTTACTACCCTCCCTGTCCACGGCCTGACCTCGTCAACGGGCTGAAACCCCACACTGACAACTCCGTCATCACACTGCTCCTCATGGACAAGGACGTGGGCGGCCTCCAAGTGCTCAAGGATGGACACTGGGTTGATGTTCCCGTGCTAGGTCATGACCTGTTGGTCGTTGTTGGTGAGGGGATGGAG ATCGTTAGCAATGCGGTGTTCAAGGCACCTTGGCACCGCGTGGTGACGAGCGTCGACAAGGAGAGGGTGTCACTAGCGACGTTCTACCAGCCAGAGCCGCAGAGGATCATAGGGCCACCTGGGGCACTGGTTCACGAGAAGCGTCCGGCGATGTTCAAGAAGTGCTTGGTCCAGACCTTGGCCGATGGCTACTGGGATGCATTTGCGGTAGGAGAGCGCACCGTCGACTTCCTGAATGTTAGGATTGATGCCGAGGCTGACGGCAAACTCGAGTTGGAGTCCGTGGATACCAATAACTAA
- the LOC124691493 gene encoding protein KINESIN LIGHT CHAIN-RELATED 1-like, whose amino-acid sequence MPGLAAADAASPPPAAAPAPRRLSSPLPRRAPPSPSPSSASRAVGKPSRKSLGPDTTDEAALDNPDLGPFLLKQARDAMVSGEGGGAARALEFAERAARALERRGDGAELELAMSLHVAAAIHCGLGRHADAVPVLERAVAVVTPPAPVPAAEGEAEEAVPQAEEEVRKGEEWALAAFSGWMQLGDTHAMLGRMDESIACYGKGFQIQMAALGDRDPRVAETCRYLAEAHVQALQFDEAEKLCRKALEIHREHSAPASLEEASDRRLMALILDAKGDYDGALEHLVLASMTMVANGRDVEVATIDVAIGNTYLALARFDESVFSYQKALTVLKSARGDDHPSVASVFVRLADLYHRTGKLRESKSYCENALRVYAKPAPGAAPDEVGGGLMEIAAIYEALGELDEALKLLQRALKLLEDSPGQWSTVAGIEAQMGVLYYMIGRYADSRNSFESAVSKLRASGERKSAFFGVLLNQMGLACVQLFKIDEAAQLFEEARAVLEQECGASHPDTLGVYSNLAAIYDAMGRVEDAIEILEHVLKVREEKLGTANPDVEDEKRRLAELLKEAGRSRNRKQKSLDNLFGNSTQRGAKKDSSGGRRWSNFGFRS is encoded by the exons ATGCCGGGCCTCgcggccgccgacgccgcctcgccgccgcccgccgcggcgCCGGCCCCGCGCCGGCTCTCCTCCCCGCTcccgcgccgcgcgccgccgtccccctccccctcctccgcgtCCCGCGCCGTCGGCAAGCCCTCCCGCAAGTCCCTCGGCCCGGACACCACGGACGAGGCGGCGCTCGACAACCCGGATCTGGGCCCGTTCCTGCTCAAGCAGGCGCGGGACGCCATGGtgtccggcgagggcggcggcgccgcgcgcgCGCTCGAGTTCGCGGAGCGGGCGGCGCGCGCGCTCGAGCGCCGCGGCGACGGCGCCGAGCTCGAGCTCGCCATGAGCctccacgtcgccgccgccatccacTGCGGCCTCGGCCGCCACGCCGACGCCGTCCCCGTCCTCgagcgcgccgtcgccgtcgtcacccCGCCCGCCCCCGTGCCCGCCGCGgagggggaggcggaggaggctgtGCCGCAGGCTGAGGAGGAGGTGAGGAAGGGGGAGGAGTGGGCGCTCGCCGCCTTCTCCGGCTGGATGCAGCTCGGCGACACCCACGCCATGCTCGGCCGCATGGACGAGTCCATCGCCTGCTACGGCAAGGGCTTCCAGATCCAGATGGCCGCGCTCGGCGACCGCGACCCCCGCGTCGCAGAGACCTGCAG GTACTTGGCGGAAGCGCACGTGCAGGCTCTGCAGTTCGACGAGGCGGAGAAGCTGTGCCGGAAAGCGCTGGAGATCCACCGGGAGCACAGCGCGCCGGCGTCGCTCGAGGAGGCGTCCGACCGCCGCCTGATGGCGCTCATCCTCGACGCCAAGGGCGACTACGACGGCGCGCTCGAGCACCTCGTGCTGGCCTCCATGACCATGGTGGCCAACGGGCGCGACGTCGAGGTCGCCACCATCGACGTCGCCATCGGCAACACGTACCTGGCCCTCGCGCGCTTCGACGAGTCCGTCTTCTCCTACCAGAAGGCGCTGACGGTGCTCAAGTCCGCCCGCGGCGACGACCACCCGTCGGTGGCGTCCGTCTTCGTGCGCCTCGCGGACCTCTACCACCGCACGGGCAAGCTCCGCGAGTCCAAGTCCTACTGCGAGAACGCCCTCCGTGTCTACGCCAAGCCCGCGCCGGGCGCTGCCCCcgacgaggtcggtggaggcctgatGGAGATCGCGGCCATCTACGAGGCGCTTGGGGAGCTTGATGAGGCCCTGAAGCTGCTTCAGAGGGCGCTGAAGCTGCTCGAGGACTCGCCGGGGCAGTGGAGCACCGTCGCGGGGATAGAAGCGCAGATGGGCGTGTTGTACTACATGATAGGGAGGTATGCCGATTCGAGGAACTCGTTCGAGAGCGCCGTCTCCAAACTGAGGGCCAGCGGGGAGAGGAAGTCTGCGTTTTTCGGTGTCCTGCTCAACCAGATGGGGCTAGCTTGCGTGCAGCTGTTCAAGATCGATGAGGCCGCGCAGCTCTTTGAAGAAGCCAGGGCAGTCCTAGAGCAGGAGTGTGGCGCCTCTCATCCTGATACACTTGGCGTGTACAGCAACCTTGCTGCCATCTATGATGCCATGGGAAG GGTGGAGGACGCGATCGAGATCCTGGAGCATGTGCTGAAGGTGCGTGAGGAGAAGCTTGGCACAGCTAACCCGGACGTGGAGGACGAGAAGCGGCGGTTGGCAGAGCTGCTGAAGGAGGCGGGGCGGTCCCGGAACCGGAAGCAGAAGTCGCTGGACAACCTGTTTGGAAACAGCACGCAGCGCGGGGCCAAGAAGGACTCCTCCGGAGGGCGGCGGTGGTCCAACTTCGGGTTCAGGAGCTGA